The Terriglobia bacterium genome includes the window CAAACAACTGGCTCTCGACCTGGTAAGGCTTGGATACCGTCCCGGCGTTCCGCGCGCGGACATTCGCGTGCTCGGGCAAAGCGCCTTCTCGATGATGAAGCTGGGCCTGCACCTGATGCGGCGGGCGGAGCGCATTTCCGATTACGACGTGGTGGTAGGAACGCACATCGCGCGAGTGCTGGCAGGCGGCGAATTCACATCGCCCCAGGCCGTCTCCGAGCAGCACCTGCTGGACCTTGAGCGCGAGGCGTTCGTCAGCCTGTGCGGCCAGAAGAAAACACAGGAGCGCATCCAGTTTATGCTGAAGAAAGGGAAGCCGCTGCGCAACTGAGGTTAGCTGCGCGCCAGCGCGTTTGCTGGCATCCAACTTGAAGGAGAGTTTCCCTCGCCGGGGCGGGGAGATTCCGACATTGAATGGAGGATCGCTCCGATGATAAGAGGCGCCGCAGCGGTCATCGTGCTTGCCTTCCTCGCCGTGATCATCGGCCAGGCTGCAACCAACTCGCAGCAGGACAAGGCGCATTGGGATCTGAAGGGCAACTTTACCGAAGCGTGTTCGTGCCAGGTTCCCTGCACGTGCAATTTCCGCTCCGGCCCCTCGCCGCACCATTTCTGCTGGACCATGTTTTCGCTCGACATTAAGCGCGGGCGCTACGGCAAAGTGAAACTCAACGGGTTGCACCTGGCTGCGGCCCATGCCGACAAAGCCGTCGTCTGGTATATCGATCAACGAGCAACGCCAAAGCAGTTCGCGGCCCTCCAGGCGATTGCCTCGCGGCTGAATTATCACTCCGACCTCCCGACATTCTTTAAGACCGCGCATATCACCCAGGTGGTGACTGAAAAGGGCAATGAGGTTGAGATCGAAGGCCACGGCGGCTTCAAAGCAGATTATGTGATGGGTGGCGACGGCAAGAATCCGATTGTGGTGGAAAACATTACCGCCTGGAACCTGCCTCGATCCATCAAAGGCCGCACGGAATATTTTCGATATTCGGACAGCCACGGGAACAAGCTGGATTTTAAGAACACGAATTCGAACGAAGGTAAGATTGACTGGAATGAAAAGCACGGGCTTTGACTTTGTGCCGGTGCGCCGGGGCAGTGTTTGAATCGACCCAGGGAGGCAGGTATGAAAGAAGCTTTCATCGTTTCAATTGCCCGCACAGCGGTGGGCAAAGCGCCGCGCGGCACGCTCCGCAACACCCGGCCGGACGATCTGGCGGCGGCCGCCATCAGCGAAGCCCTGAGGCGCGTTCCCGGGCTCGAAGCCGCCGAGGTCGAAGACGTGATCCTCGGCTGCGCCATGCCGGAAGCGCAGCAGGGAAACAACGTGGCGCGGATTGCGTCATTGCGCGCGGGGCTGCCAGTTACGTGTTCGGCAATGACCATCAATCGGTTCTGCTCGTCGGGCCTGCAGGCGATTGCGCTGGCGGCGGAGCGTATCCTGGCAGGTCTTGGAGACGTAATCATCGCCGGCGGCGCCGAGAGCATGAGCATGGTGCCGATGGGCGGGTACCACTTTTCTCCGAACCCCTACCTGGTGGACCACTATCCGGACACTTACCTCAGCATGGGCCTGACGGCGGAAAACCTTGCCCGCAAATATCAGATCACTCGCGAGCAGCAGGACGCATTTGCCCTGCGCAGCCACCAGCGGGCGATTGCGGCCATCGAGGAGGGCCGGTTCAAGCAAGAGATCGCGCCCATGGAGGTGGTGGAGGTTGAAATGAATGGCAACGGCAAGCCGCAGACGCGCACGATCAGCTTTGACACGGACGAAGGCCCGCGCCGCGATACGTCGCCTGGGGCCCTGGCAAAGTTGAAGCCCGCCTTTCACGCCGCAGGGACTGTGACCGCCGGAAATGCTTCGCAAATGAGCGACGGCGCCGCCGCGGCCGTGGTGATGTCCGCCGAAAAGGCGAAGGCGGTTGGCGCGAAACCGCTGGCGCGCTTTGTGAGTTATGCCACCGCGGGCACGCTGCCGGAGGAGATGGGCCTCGGGCCGGTCTTTGCCATTCCCAAGGCGTTGAAGTTTGCGGGCCTCAAGCTTCAGGAGATCGGACTCATTGAGCTGAACGAAGCTTTTGCAGTGCAGGCGCTGGCGGTCATGCGCGAGGCCGGCCTTGATCCGGAGATTACCAACGTCAACGGTGGCGCCGTGGCGCTGGGGCATCCGCTCGGCTGCACGGGCGCCAAGCTTACGGCCACGCTGCTGGGCGAGATGAAACGCCGGAAGTCGCGCTACGGCATGGCGACCATGTGCATCGGCGGCGGCATGGGCGCAGCCGGAATTTTTGAAAATCTGGACTAGATTTCCTAGTTGGCTGGGTATTTTTTCAGGACGATATGGCCCCTATGGGAGACGAAGCTTTGTTGCGACTGAACAAGCAGGCCGAGACGATCGTTCAACCAGCCTTTCGGGGACTACTCCGGCTACAGATCACGAGGTGGGTCCCATGACCACGGTCGGAACAAAACAGCGGATCAAGGGCGGCAGTTTTCTCATCGAGCAACGCATGCCGGAAGAGGTTTTTACGCCCGAAGATGTAACGGACCAGCACCGGTTGATCGGCCAGACGGCGGAAGAGTTCATGCAGGAGGAAATCGTGCCGCGCGTGCGGCAGATCGAAGGAAAAGACACGGCGCTGCTCCGAGAACTTCTCAAAAAGGCCGCGGAGATCGGATTGTCCGCCACCGACATTCCCGAGAAGTACGGTGGTCTCGAACTCGACAAAATTTCGTCCATCGTCGTTGCCGAAAAGACCGCCCGCAACGGTTCGTGGACGGC containing:
- a CDS encoding acetyl-CoA C-acyltransferase, with product MKEAFIVSIARTAVGKAPRGTLRNTRPDDLAAAAISEALRRVPGLEAAEVEDVILGCAMPEAQQGNNVARIASLRAGLPVTCSAMTINRFCSSGLQAIALAAERILAGLGDVIIAGGAESMSMVPMGGYHFSPNPYLVDHYPDTYLSMGLTAENLARKYQITREQQDAFALRSHQRAIAAIEEGRFKQEIAPMEVVEVEMNGNGKPQTRTISFDTDEGPRRDTSPGALAKLKPAFHAAGTVTAGNASQMSDGAAAAVVMSAEKAKAVGAKPLARFVSYATAGTLPEEMGLGPVFAIPKALKFAGLKLQEIGLIELNEAFAVQALAVMREAGLDPEITNVNGGAVALGHPLGCTGAKLTATLLGEMKRRKSRYGMATMCIGGGMGAAGIFENLD
- a CDS encoding DUF1326 domain-containing protein, with product MIRGAAAVIVLAFLAVIIGQAATNSQQDKAHWDLKGNFTEACSCQVPCTCNFRSGPSPHHFCWTMFSLDIKRGRYGKVKLNGLHLAAAHADKAVVWYIDQRATPKQFAALQAIASRLNYHSDLPTFFKTAHITQVVTEKGNEVEIEGHGGFKADYVMGGDGKNPIVVENITAWNLPRSIKGRTEYFRYSDSHGNKLDFKNTNSNEGKIDWNEKHGL